One genomic window of bacterium HR11 includes the following:
- the queE_1 gene encoding 7-carboxy-7-deazaguanine synthase → MTSVTLDHRRLYRLPWTLPDNGISWLEPTSACNIVCVGCYRENLPSSHKPLEVVREEIDTFQRLRKSDCISIAGGEPLLHPQIVEIVREIAARGFKPIINTNGVALTPELLRELKKAGVRGFTFHIDSQQFRAKWRGKNEIELNELRLHYAQMLAEVGGLSCAFNATVYEDNLPYVPDIVEWAARHIDIVHVVVFIAYRQIVPRLMENFEFYAGGRKVDLNPLPYVADGEQNVGIRSTDILAVIRQRFPDFMPCAYLNGTERPDSFKWLLTVRVGARGGKVLGYVGPKFMEFVQTQHHLWRDRYLAYAHPRMLRFGRSGCLLLSPLDRGARSVVTRYLAWALRNPLRLFRPLHFQSVMIIQPVDILEDGRQDMCDGCPDVTVWKGNLVWSCRLEEPKQYGAFVRTVPKCML, encoded by the coding sequence ATGACGTCCGTTACCTTAGACCATCGGCGGCTCTATCGTTTGCCCTGGACCCTCCCGGACAACGGAATCTCCTGGCTCGAGCCGACGTCGGCCTGCAACATCGTGTGCGTCGGCTGTTACCGGGAGAACCTGCCGTCGTCCCACAAGCCCCTCGAAGTCGTCCGGGAGGAGATCGACACGTTCCAACGTCTGCGTAAGTCCGACTGCATCTCCATCGCCGGCGGCGAGCCCCTCCTGCATCCCCAGATCGTCGAGATCGTCCGGGAGATCGCCGCCCGGGGCTTCAAGCCCATCATCAACACGAACGGCGTGGCCTTGACGCCGGAACTCCTGCGGGAGCTCAAGAAGGCAGGCGTCCGGGGCTTTACCTTCCACATCGACAGCCAGCAGTTTCGGGCCAAGTGGCGGGGCAAGAACGAAATCGAGTTGAACGAGCTCCGACTGCACTACGCTCAGATGCTGGCCGAGGTCGGGGGCCTCTCCTGCGCCTTCAATGCGACAGTTTACGAAGACAACCTCCCGTACGTCCCCGACATCGTCGAGTGGGCGGCCCGGCACATCGACATCGTCCACGTCGTCGTCTTCATCGCCTATCGGCAGATCGTCCCCCGGCTGATGGAGAACTTCGAATTTTACGCCGGCGGCCGGAAGGTCGACCTGAATCCCCTCCCCTACGTGGCCGACGGGGAGCAAAACGTCGGCATCCGTTCGACCGACATCCTGGCCGTGATCCGCCAGCGCTTCCCCGACTTCATGCCCTGCGCTTACCTCAACGGGACGGAGCGGCCCGACTCGTTCAAGTGGCTCCTGACCGTCCGCGTAGGTGCCCGGGGCGGAAAGGTCCTGGGCTACGTCGGCCCCAAATTCATGGAGTTCGTCCAGACGCAACACCACCTGTGGCGGGACCGGTACCTCGCCTACGCCCACCCCCGGATGTTACGGTTTGGGCGGTCCGGATGTCTCCTGCTGTCGCCGCTCGACCGGGGTGCCCGGAGCGTCGTCACCCGCTACCTGGCCTGGGCTCTTCGGAATCCCTTACGACTCTTTCGACCCCTGCACTTCCAGTCCGTCATGATCATCCAGCCGGTCGACATCTTGGAAGACGGCCGTCAGGACATGTGCGACGGCTGTCCGGACGTGACGGTCTGGAAGGGAAACCTCGTGTGGTCCTGCCGTCTGGAGGAGCCCAAGCAGTACGGGGCCTTCGTGCGGACGGTCCCCAAGTGCATGCTGTGA
- the cbaB_1 gene encoding Cytochrome c oxidase subunit 2: MSRHIPIFLLEAVSAGIVLVFAYVALRSRRSGTVSPDRARRLQTALLIGLLGFAGLFLAFTFPRAPYPRRAERPDRVVFVVGKQFNFAVSERPITNDREWEEVVQFGEPVTVSAGELVEFRVTSFDVNHGFSLYDPDRTLLGQVQAMPGYVNRLRFRFAKPGRYEVLCLEYCGNGHPRMRGYFYVK; this comes from the coding sequence ATGAGTCGCCATATCCCCATCTTTCTCCTGGAAGCCGTCAGCGCCGGGATCGTCCTGGTGTTCGCCTACGTGGCCCTCCGGTCCCGACGGTCCGGGACCGTCTCGCCCGACCGGGCCCGGCGGCTCCAGACGGCCCTCCTGATCGGACTCCTGGGTTTTGCCGGTCTGTTCCTGGCCTTCACCTTCCCGCGAGCCCCCTACCCCCGGCGGGCCGAACGTCCGGACCGGGTCGTGTTCGTCGTCGGCAAGCAGTTCAACTTTGCCGTCTCGGAGCGTCCCATCACGAACGACCGGGAGTGGGAGGAGGTCGTCCAATTCGGGGAGCCGGTGACGGTGTCGGCCGGCGAGCTGGTCGAATTTCGCGTCACGAGCTTTGACGTCAATCATGGGTTTTCGCTGTATGACCCGGACCGCACGCTCCTGGGCCAGGTCCAGGCCATGCCGGGCTATGTGAACCGTCTGCGGTTCCGTTTTGCCAAGCCGGGTCGGTACGAGGTCCTCTGTCTCGAGTACTGCGGCAACGGTCATCCCCGGATGCGGGGCTACTTCTACGTGAAGTGA
- the coxN gene encoding Alternative cytochrome c oxidase subunit 1 produces the protein MAHGEAQALPWQAPVILEKEAAVSEAEDIGFRRVTLVWITTVLALFAVLGVLGWLMRLTQGRFLTLRPEWFYSLMTLHGLGMFGTWYISTMVGVRYLLTRYARLSLSVSWVVYLITLGAVGLFVVATLVGRFSPGWYFLYPLPFHSQGVWKPWATTMFLTFVALLGVAWVIWEVDVLRAIARRWSLPQALGWDVLFGRRNVSDVPLAVHIATVMLVLHLSALLAAVVLLTLYALEGIGTGLQNDPLLMKNLTFYFGHVTAEVTTNLSFLIVLELMPRLAGRPRFYVNRMFAAAFNVVLVLIAITYLHHLLMDFAQPFWLRILGQTASYLIPIPAAVVTIFVTLSLVYGSRMRWTLPAVLFYLGVMGLAIDGVGAAFISSTPALQFLFHNTLVAVAHLHLGFLMGVVLISLGFAFQFVKELSQTDETPRMTWVVPALLAVGGYGLVLMFSLAGAASVPRRYAIYPEELAQGVTMARWAVVPLVLLTVGVLLYLWELIRRWPRAWAALRPSSAGGS, from the coding sequence ATGGCGCATGGAGAAGCCCAAGCCCTGCCCTGGCAGGCCCCCGTCATCCTGGAGAAGGAGGCGGCGGTCTCGGAGGCGGAGGACATCGGCTTCCGGCGGGTGACGCTCGTCTGGATCACGACGGTCCTGGCGCTCTTTGCCGTCCTGGGTGTCCTGGGCTGGCTGATGCGTTTGACCCAGGGTCGCTTCCTGACCCTGCGGCCCGAGTGGTTTTACAGCCTCATGACCCTCCACGGCCTCGGCATGTTTGGAACGTGGTATATCTCGACGATGGTCGGGGTCCGTTACCTGCTTACCCGATACGCCCGTCTGAGTCTTTCGGTGAGTTGGGTCGTCTACCTCATCACCCTTGGGGCGGTGGGCCTCTTTGTGGTCGCCACGCTCGTCGGTCGATTCAGTCCCGGTTGGTACTTTTTGTATCCGCTTCCGTTCCATTCCCAGGGCGTCTGGAAGCCCTGGGCGACGACCATGTTCCTTACGTTTGTGGCCCTCCTGGGGGTCGCCTGGGTGATCTGGGAAGTCGACGTCCTGCGGGCGATCGCGCGGCGGTGGTCCCTGCCCCAGGCACTGGGGTGGGACGTCCTGTTCGGGCGGCGGAACGTCTCCGACGTCCCCCTGGCCGTTCACATCGCCACGGTCATGCTCGTCCTGCACCTCTCGGCCTTGCTGGCCGCCGTAGTCCTCCTGACCCTTTACGCCCTGGAGGGCATCGGCACGGGCCTTCAGAACGACCCCCTCCTCATGAAGAACCTGACGTTTTACTTCGGCCACGTCACGGCCGAGGTCACGACCAACCTCTCGTTCCTGATCGTCCTGGAGCTGATGCCGAGGCTGGCGGGGCGGCCCCGGTTTTACGTGAACCGCATGTTCGCCGCGGCCTTCAACGTCGTCCTCGTCCTGATCGCCATCACGTATCTCCACCATCTCTTGATGGACTTTGCCCAACCCTTCTGGCTCCGCATCCTCGGGCAGACGGCGTCTTATCTGATTCCTATCCCGGCGGCGGTCGTGACGATCTTCGTCACCCTGAGCCTCGTTTACGGCTCCCGCATGCGATGGACCCTCCCGGCCGTGCTCTTCTACTTGGGCGTGATGGGCCTGGCCATCGACGGCGTGGGGGCCGCCTTTATCAGCTCCACGCCGGCCCTGCAGTTCCTCTTCCACAACACGCTGGTCGCGGTCGCCCATCTTCACCTGGGCTTTCTCATGGGCGTCGTACTCATCAGTCTTGGATTTGCCTTCCAGTTCGTGAAGGAGCTCAGTCAGACCGACGAGACGCCCCGGATGACCTGGGTGGTCCCGGCCCTGCTGGCCGTCGGCGGGTATGGTTTGGTCCTGATGTTCTCCCTGGCAGGCGCGGCTTCTGTCCCCCGTCGGTACGCCATCTATCCTGAGGAGCTGGCGCAGGGCGTCACGATGGCGAGGTGGGCCGTCGTGCCTCTCGTCCTCCTGACGGTCGGCGTCCTCCTCTACCTGTGGGAGTTGATTCGGCGATGGCCTCGCGCTTGGGCGGCGTTGCGGCCCTCCTCGGCTGGGGGCTCCTGA
- the tkt_1 gene encoding Transketolase: protein MRSTVQTEHWADVARRVAGGIRRRVLAYVLRHNGGYLSQACSAAEILATLYTRVMRLGPSQGPMIPRPFPGVPGPDRPLAGWGGLYNGPRAPDLDRFIFSPVHYALALYATLIEVGRLAPEALEMFNQDGSTVEMIGAEHSPGIEVTAGSLSQAVSVAGGIALARKLKGETGRVWVFMSDGELQEGQTWEALMAMAHYRLDNVGIYIDANGQQCDGRVETVMNVEPIVAKLEAFGACVYEVDGHDVEALATPAERPHPGRPLVVVCRTDPCRGVEPLRARAPKLHYVRFRSEAERAAYQAVLERMEAVQEPIGPVGR, encoded by the coding sequence ATGCGGTCCACGGTTCAAACGGAACATTGGGCAGACGTCGCCCGTCGGGTCGCCGGGGGCATCCGGCGGCGGGTCCTGGCCTATGTCCTTCGGCATAACGGTGGCTATCTGAGCCAGGCCTGCTCGGCGGCCGAGATCTTGGCGACCCTGTACACGCGCGTCATGCGCCTGGGTCCCAGTCAGGGACCGATGATCCCTCGGCCTTTCCCCGGTGTGCCGGGGCCCGACCGGCCCCTGGCCGGATGGGGCGGCCTCTACAACGGGCCTCGAGCGCCGGACCTGGACCGGTTTATCTTCTCGCCCGTCCACTACGCCCTGGCTCTGTACGCCACGCTGATCGAGGTCGGTCGGCTGGCCCCCGAGGCCCTCGAGATGTTCAATCAGGACGGGAGCACGGTCGAGATGATCGGGGCTGAACACTCGCCGGGCATCGAGGTCACGGCCGGCTCCCTGAGTCAGGCCGTCAGTGTAGCGGGGGGCATCGCTTTGGCCCGGAAGCTGAAAGGCGAGACGGGTCGGGTCTGGGTCTTCATGTCCGACGGTGAACTTCAGGAGGGTCAGACCTGGGAAGCGCTGATGGCGATGGCCCACTATCGGCTGGACAACGTGGGGATTTACATCGACGCCAACGGCCAGCAGTGCGACGGTCGGGTCGAGACGGTCATGAACGTGGAGCCCATCGTGGCCAAGCTGGAAGCCTTCGGCGCTTGCGTCTACGAGGTCGACGGTCATGACGTCGAGGCCCTGGCAACCCCGGCCGAGCGGCCCCATCCCGGCCGGCCCCTCGTCGTCGTCTGTCGGACGGACCCCTGCCGGGGGGTCGAGCCCCTCCGGGCGCGGGCCCCGAAGCTCCACTACGTTCGCTTTCGGAGTGAGGCCGAGCGGGCGGCCTATCAGGCCGTCCTGGAGCGGATGGAGGCGGTCCAAGAGCCTATCGGACCGGTCGGCAGATAG
- a CDS encoding Sulfide-quinone reductase gives MTGVRQRPKIVVLGGGFGGLEAAFYLRFRLGDRVSITLVSDSDHFLFKPNTIYIPFGMDPERLRVPLERPARRMDIDFVQAAAREIDPAQGRVHADGRVLPYDFLVVATGAGMRAEEIPGLAEYAYTIWTPEEMLRLRAALQDLLEKARAGQWQEVLFLVPPNNKCSGPLYEIVFMLDTWLRRHGVRDAVNVTYTTYEETFIQAFGPRLHEVVLREFERRGITGFTRYAVDRVESREVVYRNGERRPYDLLISFPPYVASTPFPGLPTDERGFLRTHLETRQVVDHPNIYAVGDAGDFPVKQAFLALLQADTAAEHIAAEVLGRAPSFRFEPTSMCIMEQFDKATFAQVPLRLTGRPDKPVEVRPEALAMYRVGSSATWRLGKKLLGLYLPWRFRNGKPFHAGLPWQAMEVGLKLMSRVLAR, from the coding sequence ATGACAGGCGTTCGACAGCGACCGAAGATTGTCGTCTTAGGGGGCGGTTTTGGGGGCCTGGAGGCGGCCTTCTACCTGCGGTTCCGTCTGGGGGACCGGGTATCCATTACCCTCGTATCCGACAGCGATCATTTTCTGTTCAAGCCAAACACGATTTATATCCCCTTCGGGATGGACCCCGAGCGCCTCCGGGTCCCCCTCGAACGGCCCGCCCGCCGCATGGACATCGACTTCGTCCAGGCCGCCGCTCGCGAAATCGACCCTGCTCAGGGACGCGTCCACGCCGACGGACGGGTCCTGCCCTATGACTTCCTGGTCGTGGCGACGGGCGCCGGCATGCGGGCCGAGGAAATCCCTGGCCTGGCCGAGTATGCTTACACGATCTGGACCCCCGAGGAGATGCTCCGGCTCCGGGCGGCCCTGCAGGACCTCCTGGAGAAGGCCCGGGCCGGACAATGGCAAGAGGTCCTCTTCTTGGTCCCGCCCAACAACAAGTGCTCAGGACCCCTCTACGAGATTGTCTTCATGCTCGATACGTGGCTCCGGCGGCACGGCGTTCGCGACGCCGTGAACGTCACCTACACGACTTACGAGGAGACCTTCATCCAGGCCTTTGGGCCTCGGCTCCATGAGGTCGTCCTCCGGGAATTCGAACGGCGGGGCATCACCGGCTTCACGCGGTATGCCGTCGATCGGGTCGAATCGCGGGAGGTCGTGTATCGGAACGGCGAGCGTCGACCTTACGACTTGCTCATTTCGTTCCCGCCCTATGTCGCTTCGACGCCCTTCCCGGGCCTGCCTACGGATGAGCGGGGCTTCCTGCGGACTCATCTGGAGACCCGACAGGTCGTGGACCATCCGAATATCTACGCCGTCGGCGACGCCGGCGATTTTCCCGTCAAGCAGGCCTTCCTGGCCCTTTTGCAGGCAGACACCGCCGCCGAGCACATCGCCGCTGAAGTCCTGGGTCGAGCGCCCTCGTTCCGCTTCGAGCCGACCAGTATGTGCATCATGGAGCAATTCGACAAGGCGACCTTTGCCCAGGTGCCTCTGCGCCTGACGGGGCGACCCGACAAGCCCGTCGAGGTCCGGCCGGAGGCTCTCGCCATGTACCGGGTCGGCTCCTCGGCGACCTGGCGGCTGGGCAAGAAGCTTCTGGGGCTTTACCTACCGTGGCGGTTCCGGAACGGGAAGCCCTTCCATGCGGGACTGCCCTGGCAGGCGATGGAGGTGGGTCTGAAGCTCATGAGCCGGGTCCTGGCCCGTTGA
- the dnaX_1 gene encoding DNA polymerase III subunit tau, which produces MPRGKRKHPPAGPTPPAPTPGPPGDARPPILGHESVLRRLQTYHRQRWRGGTMLWVGPPAVGKKTLALRFARGYLCEQGTFLGCGTCRACRLIDQGQHPDVLVFTVEPGQNHSIEDVWRFQHQVALKPWHGDVKFFLWDDAERMRQEAANAMLKTLEEPPEDTITILITSQVYRILPTIRSRAQILRFGPVREDVLLSYLMRQGEWTEAEARWVIRWSQGRPGLVLQPRSFWEFHKRLRRAVLDWFQQWLPQPQEAWWRYMEMDLRPLTGLAQEVFRITGGIYTADGWVWNRWWVQQVVLHGLMILRDLYWLRLGLRHLIVNVDVVGTLERMAAWVEPAWVEGRIEAWLSFLHDMAVYHFGGAWQVPGRLTTA; this is translated from the coding sequence ATGCCCCGCGGCAAGCGCAAACATCCACCGGCCGGACCGACACCCCCGGCACCGACGCCGGGCCCGCCGGGTGACGCCCGGCCGCCCATCCTGGGTCACGAGTCGGTCCTCCGGCGTCTCCAGACCTACCACCGTCAACGCTGGCGGGGCGGTACCATGCTGTGGGTCGGCCCCCCGGCCGTCGGGAAAAAAACGCTGGCCCTGCGTTTCGCCCGGGGATACCTCTGTGAGCAGGGTACCTTCCTGGGCTGTGGTACGTGCCGGGCCTGTCGTCTGATCGACCAGGGCCAGCACCCGGACGTCCTCGTGTTTACGGTCGAGCCCGGTCAGAACCACAGCATCGAGGACGTCTGGCGATTCCAGCATCAGGTCGCCCTGAAACCCTGGCACGGGGACGTCAAGTTCTTCCTTTGGGACGACGCCGAGCGGATGCGCCAGGAAGCGGCCAACGCGATGCTGAAGACCCTCGAAGAACCGCCGGAGGACACGATCACCATCCTCATCACGTCCCAGGTCTATCGAATCCTCCCGACCATTCGCTCCCGGGCCCAAATCCTGCGCTTTGGACCGGTCCGGGAGGACGTCCTGTTGAGTTATCTCATGCGGCAAGGCGAATGGACCGAGGCGGAGGCTCGGTGGGTGATCCGGTGGAGTCAGGGCCGACCCGGTCTGGTCCTCCAACCCCGGAGCTTCTGGGAGTTTCACAAGCGACTCCGACGGGCCGTCCTGGACTGGTTCCAGCAGTGGCTTCCCCAGCCGCAGGAGGCCTGGTGGCGGTACATGGAGATGGACCTGCGACCGCTGACGGGCCTGGCCCAAGAGGTCTTTCGAATCACCGGCGGAATTTACACGGCCGACGGCTGGGTATGGAACCGATGGTGGGTCCAGCAAGTCGTCCTACACGGTTTGATGATCTTGCGGGACCTTTACTGGCTTCGGCTGGGCCTGCGCCACTTGATCGTGAACGTGGACGTCGTGGGCACGCTGGAGCGGATGGCGGCGTGGGTCGAGCCGGCGTGGGTCGAGGGCCGGATCGAGGCGTGGTTGAGCTTTCTACACGACATGGCGGTGTACCACTTTGGGGGGGCCTGGCAGGTGCCGGGTCGGCTGACGACGGCGTGA